The genomic DNA GTATCAAaccgaatacattgagaaaacAAATTAGGTTTGTATTTTAACCTCGGGTTCGGTTCAGTTCAGATTGGATAGAGTTTCTTGTTAAGTAGTGGTGTTCAGTTAAACAGGGATTGGTTTGTTCAATtttggtcaatttttttttggtatggtttCGAATTCGATTTTTCGGTTTTGTCcattggtttgttttggttatcaGAATTGAACACTGAACAGCCCTTCATTGAGTCAATATgattgttgaccaaaaaaaaatcagatgaaaAATATACCAAAGTTGTAACAAAACAAGTCAGTCAAATTCTGCTACACAAATGAGATATTGTATTCAGATTCATCTAATCTGAAACCTGTAGTAATGTAATAGAGTAATGTACTTACTTCTACAAACCTATGGTTTATAAAAGTAACTAAAGAAAGAGTCTTGATTTGAGAGTAACCTGATTCTTCGCCTGCATTTTCAAAATGGTTGCACTACATTAACAATCATATAAACAAGAACCAAGTAACAtaaattgagaagaagaaacaaactaaAGAAGACAAGTAGGTTCACCTTTCTTACTCGTTTCTTCGGGTGTGTCCAAGGGCAATTCGGCTTAGCTGAGAGTCCCAAAACAATACTTCTCCTTGAGGTATCCATAACACCTGTCGCAactccactttttttttctctttttttgtgtaaaagttGAGTTATGTGAACTCATCAAAGCTTTGTTCTTCACCCAAGACGTGTTCTTTTGCTTATCTTCCCTTCTTTCTCCTATACCTTTTTCCTCTTGATGATATTTAACACCTCCATTAGATTCAAGAATCAATCCATCTTCCCTCAAACCGTCAATTCTAGAAGTCTTTGTCTCCCAAGGATCTGATGATGCCTCTTTTATGTCAGGGAAGTATCCATGAGCCTGCAggaaaacatttcaaaaaccAACTTTTCAAGCTCTTAGACATTCTTACAAAGTCACTCACAACAATGTAATCATGACTCTTCTTTACCTGAAACACAGATTGCTTTAAGAACTCATCATCAGCATTGGATGATTTACGTCTTGAAGGAACACCACAACCTTCAGGGAAATCTCTGTAAACTGTCACACATCTTCTCTTGAACTGCATTGTCTTCACCACCAAACCAAGATTTCAACACTACAGATgcatcaaacccaaaaaaaaaaggaagcaacTTTAGGAATTGAATCAAATTTGCATCACACATGCTTtcattaaataaatcaataagaGAGAGATCTATGGGTAAAGCTCACGATCAATGATACATATAACACATTTTGCGAATCGAatcaatggttttaaaaaaCGAAACCTAAacaatcaaaaaggaaaaattttaACGTCAGGAACAAGGAAATGCTAAGACGAGAGATcaaacttaatacaattaacccaaaattttgatttagagGAAGAACTACAAAAGAGCATTACCAAATTGGTGGAGAGGaacagagagaagaatcaaTCTTTTACCTCAGATTTGGTGGACGCAACGagggtttctttcttctctctgatTAAAGCAGGGGGGAAGTTAACTGGACGTTGTTAAGTTGATAAGACACAATTGTTCTTTCTAAGCCCAATATTTTAAGCAATATTAGGcccataaaataatttttattttacacacCGTTTTATGAATATAGCCGTAGAACTAATCAACACCTTTTAAggtattgaaaaaaatatcttttcaaCGTTACACTTAATGAATTTATGCactaaattataatataatcaaacatTTACTTGTATTATccttgaaaatattttgtttacattAAAATTCAAACTGTTTGCCGGATACTTGATTCGTTAAGtatctatttttagaaaatgttaaaattaaaattaaaatatagaaaacctaaaatttaatccaaaaatagtaatattttaccaaaattatttatttgttaaaactagtagtttaaataattaatttgatgattagaaaattataaaaagataaaaatataatatatatatatatatatatatatatatatatatatatgattatctaTATTTATATGCATTTGTATATTCCGGGGTGGAGCGGATATTCTCCTatttaaattatagtattggTGAATACCAATTTTTCgtatttgatttgctttgtaaaattacaaatatccaGATTTTTGGAAACCAAACAAATCTAACGAATATTTTACCGAACTGTGCTTATAGTTAAACTTAGAAACGTTTTGTTGTCGTTTCCTTATTTATCATTAGTAAGAGAACTCTTTGGATCTTGGGATTTTGTCATTTGTGGCGTAAACgcccaaattaagaaaaaacattaatgtcgttttgttaaaaagaaaacactaaTGATAAAACGTCACATGGTTTTGTCTCATATAGTGTGTTGTTCCCCTAAGTTATTGAGATCAAAATGTCTAATAGTAATggtcaatttttattaattgttttgaagCAACTAAAAGGTGGATTTTATCCGAGGCTTTGGCTTAGACAGGAACCGTATAGGGGTGTCAATCCCACAGAGCACGCCCAAATAATGATGTTTCTTATGAACTGATCATCATTCATACCTAAAAATTTTAGCTAAATCATATATCATTCCTTTGTNaaaaaaaaaaaaaaaaaaaaaaaaaaaaaaaaaaaaaaaaaaaaaaaaaaatcatatatcattCCATAACGGTATGTATAGTTGCTATTGGAAAGCATAAGTATATTTTCtgatgttttaaaaagaaaaagattcgtGTGATATTATTAGTCATCTCATTCATATAAGTTAGGTTAGAAATCCCAAATACTTATTTTTTGTAAGTGAAAAAATCGATTCATGCATCTTTCTAATTAGGAAACTAGATTTTGATTCGTATTTccgacacacacacacacacacacacacacaaaaacgaaattttgatatatatttgatcTATGCAAATTATCCATCTCGAAACCTAATTTGAACTTTTAATCAACAAACACTAGTATTCTAGTAATATTGTCTTTTCTGCCTCCCTtgaaataaacattataattacaaaatatatctaatGATCGACAAAGCACGCTTTTGTTATCTTCCTTTTTTAACACGGCTTGTCTctctatatatgttatattctcGAGCCAACATGtcataaccattttttttttctttccaaatgCTCTTCACCACgccatattttttatatttacttcttCTAGCTAGTTCACACTCTTTTCTCTGGGTTTCGCTTTCTAAATCTTCAAACTTCTTGCAAGTTGTTCTCATGATCAAAGACAACTCAAAGCATGTAAGTCAATCCAAATTAATAAAAGTCAATTGGTAATTTATTTACGACTAACTTtggtatatataagtataagaatgaatttattgttttaatttcttttttgttgttgttctacTGCTCTTGcacttcttgttttcttttttaagcaagtgtgatatatatatatatatatatatatatatatggtgataTCTAGCTAATAAAAGTAGTAGCGAAGTATATAATGTTACctcttaaatttgggttttgtaaGTAGTAAGTACAATAAACGGATTTTTAATATAAAGGGGTATACAATTTTTTGCTGATGTGATTGTTTGGATTTCAGAACATTTACAAACAAATAATCatgagagaagaacaaaaaaaaaaaaaaaaaagacattaattAAATGAGTATACAACAATTGAAGAAATATACAAGTATACATTTTATTTAGAAGTAGGTGTCCCCTTCATACAAAATTGGTCTcaaatttaaatcataaatcatatatggtttatatataaaattagagaTGCATATATAGATTCATACATACACACATACATGTGTGCGTATAACATATAGtgaataatataacaaaatataatcaaaacacAATACCATATAGTTGTTGTAGGTTTTTATTATGTACAAAACCTCCATATATAAATCCGGGAAATAACtccttgtttttcccctttCTTCTTTTAAGTATAAGACTGTGTCCACCATCATCTACACAGCACTAGTGTGCATATgtagttttcatatatatatatatatatatatatatatatatattcatcctTGCATATTCTTCACTTTTATCACTATTTCCAGAGATCAATCTGACAACTCGACGAAGTAGAAGCAGCATGAGCATTTGTATACTCTTCTCCCATTTCAACAACTCTTTCAGAATCATTCTCTATCACTTGCACTTGATCATAGGCAGTGCTTCTTGTGTCGATCTTGATGTCGTTTTGATGAGAAGAAGCAGCAGCTGCAGCCTCTTCATTGCTAAGCTGTGAAGCAACGAATTTATCGAGAACTCTCCAATCAGTAGTCACTTGTTCTACTCCTTGATCGTAATAAAGAGAGCTGAAACTTTGATTCCCTTGATGCAGTTGTTCCTCATGAGATAGATTTGATGATTGCTGCAAGTTACCAATATCTCTtgtatttttattgttgttgcttGATCCATAAGGTAGAGAGCTGCAATTACTGTTAGGGCTTTCGAGCTGAGGAAGCTGGAGGAACACAGATTCTCGAAgatgattgttttgttgttgatgttgtacCATGTGATTGTAATGTAACTCGAGCTCTTGCTTGCATCGCAAGttagggttgttgttgttgttgttgttgttgaatgcATAAGCTGAAGACGCATTGAGGCCACAAGGCAATTTCagctggtgatgatgatggtggagGTTATAATTATGATTGGGAATAAACTGTTGTGGAGAACTGGAATCGAGCTCGGAGTCAATGAAAGAGAGCTGGCCATCGTACCAATGCGATGGCGATGGATTGTAATCTCCCATTTTCCTCACTGTTGCCGCCAATTTCTTCTTGAACACCCTACATACCACCCATCCTTCTTCCTACACACATATcacataaaaaaatcatttacaacATCACAAATGCACACACTTGTCCATcacttatatatgtgttttttttctaccttatatatatataagtaaaaactTTAGTGACCAATGAGATTCGAATTTGGATATTGCAACAAGTGTTTATTGAACTTGTGATAACACATTTAAGCTATGAATAATTGTAACAAACTTTAGTAAACTTTTGGACCAAAGAAGGATCACCGGTTTTCATTTGTTTGACTTCTTGAGTTACATTTGTAAAATAACATGTAAGCTATATATGTTTACAGGGAGTTTAACAAAACACTTTGAATATACTGGACATAGATGTTATGATTCTTGATGTGAACTATTCCAATGCACTCTAAAAGTGAATGactcaaaaaaattaacaaaactatttaagaaagatcctatatatacatttaggGGAGCTTAATTCCTTATGCAAGTAAATTATGAGTTAAGATGTGCGAGCTTGGATCAACGTATATACCTGAGGGATTccattttcatttgtttctaagCGATATTCGTGCATGATCCAATCAGATTTTTGTCCATTTGGGGCTCTTCCTTTGTAAAATACTAGTGTTTTCCTCATACCAATAAGACtatgtcttatatatatagcctTGTCTCTTCCGGTGGCTTTCCAGAATCCTGCTTTCGTCGCTCTATTGGTTCGGGTTCCCGTGGGATATTTCTTGTCCTTATGGCTAAAGAAGTACCATTCGCTTTGCTCTTCGTTTCCTATCTTGCATAACTCTAAAttattacaaagaaaacaatataattgtCAGCCTTTCTATCAAAACATGGATCATCACTGAAGATAGATGATAGGATAACCTTGAAGATCCCATGGCTCAATCTTGTAAAGATCAACGTCCTTGATGAAATCGATTTCTATCCTCTTTGATGCAACTTTTTTCCTTAGGTAGTAGTCTACAAGTTCTTCATCAGTTGGATGAAATCTGAAGCCAGGTGGTACTTG from Camelina sativa cultivar DH55 chromosome 7, Cs, whole genome shotgun sequence includes the following:
- the LOC104703880 gene encoding NAC domain-containing protein 26-like, translated to MNSFTQVPPGFRFHPTDEELVDYYLRKKVASKRIEIDFIKDVDLYKIEPWDLQELCKIGNEEQSEWYFFSHKDKKYPTGTRTNRATKAGFWKATGRDKAIYIRHSLIGMRKTLVFYKGRAPNGQKSDWIMHEYRLETNENGIPQEEGWVVCRVFKKKLAATVRKMGDYNPSPSHWYDGQLSFIDSELDSSSPQQFIPNHNYNLHHHHHQLKLPCGLNASSAYAFNNNNNNNNPNLRCKQELELHYNHMVQHQQQNNHLRESVFLQLPQLESPNSNCSSLPYGSSNNNKNTRDIGNLQQSSNLSHEEQLHQGNQSFSSLYYDQGVEQVTTDWRVLDKFVASQLSNEEAAAAASSHQNDIKIDTRSTAYDQVQVIENDSERVVEMGEEYTNAHAASTSSSCQIDLWK